The following nucleotide sequence is from Burkholderia gladioli.
CGCGGTGCAGGGCGGCGGCGCGACCCTCGCCTCGCCGGGCGGCGGCAGCCTGCGCGCCGACGATGGCTCGGTCTGGTCGCTGTCGGCGCGGCGCATCGTCCGCATGCCCGAGACGGCCGCCGATATCTTCGCATGGCGGCGCGGCACCCTGGTGGTGCTGGATCGCCCCGTGCCGGACATTCTCGAGACGCTGGGCCGCTATTACGGCGGCTATATCCGGTTTCCCCAGATCGCGCTCGCCCGCCGGGTCAGCGGCGTGTTTCCGCTCGACGACGCCGAGGCGGCGCTGCGCCAGCTGGCCAACGGCCTGGGACTCTCCCTTGCCGTGTACGGAAAGGTCCTGGCCGTCGCCTCGGCGGCCTGAGGTCGAGTACCGCCGGCCCGGCCCGGCCCGGCCCGGCCGAAAAATTTTTTCCCTTCCCGGTGTCACTTTTCCCGTTTCGTTGCACAAGGTGAATGAAGGTGTCCGAATGCCGGACGCCACCCTTGTCCCGGAAGGGGGAACTGTGATCGACCACATCGACAAGGCCATCCTGACAGTCCTGCAAGAGGACAGCACGCTTTCGGTGGCGGAAATCGCCGATCGCGTGCATCTGTCGACCACGCCCTGCTGGCGCCGCATACAGAAGCTCGAGCAGGACGGCATCATCGCCCGTCGCGTCGCCCTGCTGGACGCCGAGAAGCTCAATGTCGGCGTGACCGTACTTGTCGAGATCCGCACCGCGCAGCACACGGCAGCCTGGCTCAGGCGCTTCTGCGAGGTGGTCGCCGGCATCCCCGAGGTCATCGAGGTGTACCGCATGAGCGGCCATATCGACTATCTGCTGAAGGTGGTCGTTCCGCACATCGCCGCGTACGACGGCGTCTACAAGCGCCTGATCAGCGAGTTGGAGATCTTCGACGTGAGCTCGAGTTTCTCGATGGAGACCATCAAGCATACGACGAGGCTGCCGCTCGATTACGTTTGTTGATTTCCTGGTCTGCGGAATTCGCACGCGGATGGAATTTTCAAGGGCGGGGCGTTCGGCGGGAATAAAAAACCGCAAATGGCGCGAAAGACGAATTCTTTCAAAAAAGCATTCCGAGCAGGATCGCTAGACTTTTTCGTGTGGGTGAGGGGCAGGCAAGCCTGCTGTAGCCAGCGGCCTCGAGCGAAGCCGGGAGTGAAGGGGCGCAAGGGCATGCCGTTGCGGTCCGCCGCTTTTCGACCTTCGTTCATGTGGGACTAGACAGGCGTTTTGCCGAAATACAACCGACTAGGGGATGGGTGTCATCGTGGGGATCAAGTTGAACGGCAGGGGTATGGCTCGCAATGTTGCGGCAATGGCGATCGCGATGGCGGTTGCCCAGACTTTCATGGTGTCCGCGGCCGATGCGCAACAAGCGGCGCAGCACACCTATCATCTACCGAGCGGTCCGCTGGATCGCACCTTGGTGGAGATCGCCAAGGTCGCGCATCTCCCGCTGAGCTATGACGCTGCCCTGGTGCAGTCGCTCAAGTCGGCTCCGGTGGACGGTACCTATTCAGGCGAGGCGGCGATCCGCAAGGCCTTGCAGGGCACCGGCCTCGACCTGGTCCCGACGGCCAACGGCGGCTACACGCTGGCTCACGTCAAGGCGGACGTGAAGGCGGCAACGGCCGCGACAGCCGCGACGGCCGCGGCCACGACCGTTGCCGGCACGTCCACGGCGCAGGTCGATACCACCCTGCCGCTCATCAGCGTGGCGGCCAGCCGGGATTCCGGCGGTACCGGCTTCGTCGCGGAATCGTCGTCCACCTATGCGCGCTCGGACGTGCCGCTGAGCGAGACGCCGAAATCGGTCAGCGTCATCAACGCGGCGGTAATCCAGAGCCAGGCCGACCAGTCGCTCTCCGACGTGCTGAGGAATGCTTCCGGTGTCGTCACGCGGCCGGGGCCGCTCGGCGTGCCGAGTTACACGATTCGCGGGTTCTCGGCATCCAACCTGACCTCGGACGGGCTCGCCACGGTGGGCTCGGCACCCAACGTCACGCCGACCATCGCCATCTCGAGCGTGGAAGTGGTCAAGGGGCCGTCGGCGATCGTGAACGGCAACAGTCCGCCGGGGGGCGTCATCAATCTCGTCAAGAAGACGCCTCAGGCCGATCCGTTCCACGAAATCCAGGTGGGCTACGGCTCCTACGGCAGCGAGCAGATCGCGCTGGACAGCACGGGCGCCATCACCGACGACAAGAAGCTCCGGTATCGCTTCATCATCTCGGGCGAGCGGGTCGGCCAGAATTCGATGGGATATGACGGCGAGAGAAATTTCTACTTCGCCCCGACCCTGCAATGGAAGGATTCGACCACGGATCTGACGGTGGGCTATGAGCGCACGGTCGACCGCGAGCCGGTTCCCCCATTCACCATCGGCTATGCCAAGGGCGATATCTATCGGAACTATATCGACAGGCCGCTGGGCTCGCCATCCGACCATTTCGGCGCGCAAACCGACAATGTTTTCTATCATCTCGAGCAGAAGCTCGGCACGTCGCTGACCTTCGTGAGCAAGGCGTCCTACACACGGAGCCAGCAGACGCAGATGGCCTGGACGCCGGTCTCGCCGCTCTCGGCGACCAATGGCGCGACGTTCATGAGTTTCGATTCGCTTTCGGATTTCTACAGTTGGAGTTTTCAGAACTACCTGCGTGGCAAATTCAATATCGGCGAAGTGAAAAATACGGTGATAGCGGGATGGGATGTGCTCCGTTACAGCCAGTATCAGTCTGACGCCACGGCCACGAAATTCATTTCGGTTCCGAATGTATTCGGATCCTTTGTGTTCCCGACGTCCGACGTTGCAAGCTTGGCGCCGGATGTGGCGAGCTTCTACACCCAAACCGGTTTGTATCTTCAAGATCAGTTTTCCTACCGGAATTTCCATGCGCTCGCGTCCGTGCGCCGGGATACGTATCTGACACATGCGAACTACGCCGGTAACCCACCGGCTGGAAACCATCAGAACGCTTATAGCCCGAGCCTCGGCCTGCTCTACGAACTGACCTCCGAGGTCGCGGCCTACGCCAGCTACAACCGCGGCTTCCAGCCAGGCACGGCGATGCAATTCGGCGGCGGCTTGCTTCCCCCGCAGATCAGCCAGCAGGTCGAGGTGGGCATGAAGTTCAACCTGCTCGACGACAAGCTGGCCATCACGACCTCGGCCTACCGCACCTCGTTCAGCAACTACAACGTCGCCGATCCGCTCCATCGCGGTTTCTATCTTCCCGCCGGTGGTGCTGTCAGCCGGGGATTCGAAGCGGAGATCAGCGGCCAGCCGCTGCCCGGCGTCAACCTGATCGGCAGCTACACGTACAACGACTTCGTGCAGCCCTCGGGCACCAAGCTCGCGGTGAACCTGCCCAAGAACAGCGCCAGCCTGTGGGCCACCTACAACTTCCGCTCCGAGAAGCTCCAGGGTTTCGGTGTCGGCGCGGGGCTGTTCTTCGCGAGCGGGCAGTACATCGGTTCGGGCTCGGCGTACCGCATCCCCAGCCAGGTGGAGACGGACCTCGGCGTGTTCTATCGGAAGAAGGGTTACGGCCTGAATCTTTCGGTCAAGAACGTATTCAATCGCAAGCTCTACTACAGCAGCACGACCTCTACCCTGATCCCGATGGGACCGGAGCGGACCGTCATGCTCACCGGTACCTATGATTTCTGACACCCTCGAGACTCGGCCCTGGCGCGGCGGCATGTCCGGCTCCGAGCACCTGGCGAATTTGCGATCGCGGTGGAGGCGCGCGGCGGTTGCGCTTGCCGTCGTGATGGTGCACGGACTCGGGCTGTACCTGATCCTTCATCACAGCGTGCACCTGATCAGGCTGGAGGCCGACCGGGCCGCCGGTGCCTCGGTGCAGGTCAGGCTGGTTGCCGCGCCGACGCCGCAGCCCGTGGCGAAGCCCGAGCCCAGGCCCGAGCCCAGGCCCGAGCCCAGGCCCGAGCGGCCGCCGGAGCCCAAGCCCAGGCCGATCGAGAAACCGGTGGTTCGGAAGACGGCACCCTTGCTGTCCTCGGAGGCGCCGTCCGAGCGGAGCGTCGCGCCCGCCAAGACCGAGCCCGTCAAACCGGTCGAGCCGGCGCCCCCCCCG
It contains:
- a CDS encoding Lrp/AsnC family transcriptional regulator, coding for MIDHIDKAILTVLQEDSTLSVAEIADRVHLSTTPCWRRIQKLEQDGIIARRVALLDAEKLNVGVTVLVEIRTAQHTAAWLRRFCEVVAGIPEVIEVYRMSGHIDYLLKVVVPHIAAYDGVYKRLISELEIFDVSSSFSMETIKHTTRLPLDYVC
- a CDS encoding TonB-dependent siderophore receptor, with translation MGVIVGIKLNGRGMARNVAAMAIAMAVAQTFMVSAADAQQAAQHTYHLPSGPLDRTLVEIAKVAHLPLSYDAALVQSLKSAPVDGTYSGEAAIRKALQGTGLDLVPTANGGYTLAHVKADVKAATAATAATAAATTVAGTSTAQVDTTLPLISVAASRDSGGTGFVAESSSTYARSDVPLSETPKSVSVINAAVIQSQADQSLSDVLRNASGVVTRPGPLGVPSYTIRGFSASNLTSDGLATVGSAPNVTPTIAISSVEVVKGPSAIVNGNSPPGGVINLVKKTPQADPFHEIQVGYGSYGSEQIALDSTGAITDDKKLRYRFIISGERVGQNSMGYDGERNFYFAPTLQWKDSTTDLTVGYERTVDREPVPPFTIGYAKGDIYRNYIDRPLGSPSDHFGAQTDNVFYHLEQKLGTSLTFVSKASYTRSQQTQMAWTPVSPLSATNGATFMSFDSLSDFYSWSFQNYLRGKFNIGEVKNTVIAGWDVLRYSQYQSDATATKFISVPNVFGSFVFPTSDVASLAPDVASFYTQTGLYLQDQFSYRNFHALASVRRDTYLTHANYAGNPPAGNHQNAYSPSLGLLYELTSEVAAYASYNRGFQPGTAMQFGGGLLPPQISQQVEVGMKFNLLDDKLAITTSAYRTSFSNYNVADPLHRGFYLPAGGAVSRGFEAEISGQPLPGVNLIGSYTYNDFVQPSGTKLAVNLPKNSASLWATYNFRSEKLQGFGVGAGLFFASGQYIGSGSAYRIPSQVETDLGVFYRKKGYGLNLSVKNVFNRKLYYSSTTSTLIPMGPERTVMLTGTYDF
- a CDS encoding energy transducer TonB, translating into MSGSEHLANLRSRWRRAAVALAVVMVHGLGLYLILHHSVHLIRLEADRAAGASVQVRLVAAPTPQPVAKPEPRPEPRPEPRPERPPEPKPRPIEKPVVRKTAPLLSSEAPSERSVAPAKTEPVKPVEPAPPPPVPTPTAAPAPAPAPPAPAPGPNLLDTPKQISSAELKQLGCRIPRPDYPPKARRLEQEGTVLVRLTIGADGAVKTARVARSSGYPLLDAAALTSIEAGRCQPYTTAGIARAVEAEQPIAFNLND